Proteins from one Scylla paramamosain isolate STU-SP2022 chromosome 3, ASM3559412v1, whole genome shotgun sequence genomic window:
- the LOC135090219 gene encoding phosphatidylinositol N-acetylglucosaminyltransferase subunit H-like encodes MYNFLSDQKRRSECDSTRQRHPSMTFKSVHGEEIFVDVRLKQHSNNKRAVEVNVSGGRIQFLPWIRYTLILTVMAFVIQFHTLHVGWLCTAVLMQLATLMYRIHGKIVSETLLVVAGLGIQTTATFYMGKQHTRFIPWGSVVDIIIAETISMQRVLFYMALLVKEETAVPNQELIPLFLNTWPRLPCLQYIYSACQDVLNPSLSLR; translated from the exons ATGTATAACTTTTTGTCTGACCAGAAAAGAAGATCTGAATGTGACTCCACCAGGCAAAGGCACCCATCCATGACCTTTAAAAGTGTTCATGGGGAAGAAATATTTGTGGATGTGAGACTAAAGCAACATTCCAACAACAAGCGTGCAGTTGAG GTCAATGTAAGCGGTGGACGTATACAGTTCCTGCCATGGATCAGATACACACTCATCCTCACTGTAATGGCATTTGTCATACAGTTTCATACGCTTCATGTGGGGTGGCTGTGCACTGCTGTTCTTATGCAACTGGCAACGCTGATGTACAGGATCCATGGAAAAATAGTCTCAG AAACACTGCTGGTTGTTGCAGGTCTTGGCATACAGACAACTGCAACATTCTACATGGGAAAACAGCACACACGATTTATTCCATGGGGAAGTGTAGTTGACATCATAATTGCAGAAACTATATCCATG CAACGTGTGCTATTTTACATGGCTCTCCTTGTGAAAGAAGAGACTGCAGTGCCAAACCAAGAATTAATTCCATTATTTTTA AACACCTGGCCTCGTCTGCCATGTCTCCAATACATTTACTCAGCTTGCCAAGATGTCTTGAATCCTAGTCTTAGTCTTAGATGA